ATCCAAATCAAGCTGATCGTGCAGCATGTAGAACGCCCGCTGGAACATCGCCGTCGCCGAACGAACCGCATGATGCCAGTAAACCTCGCTGAACATCACATACCTGGCGAAGACCATCATCTCGGCGGCGGTCTTCCCTTTGTTGGTCAGCGCCAGTCCGGTTCCTGCTTGATTCAGACAAAGACTGCCGACCAGTCGCTGTTGGTCAAAATTCATGCCGTACGGCACGCCGGCATGCAGACTATCGCGGCGGAGATAGTCCATCTTGTCGACGTCGATCGGCCCCGAGAGGATGCTCTGCAGCACCTGCGTCTTCTTGTTCCGCGGCTTCTCTGACAACAGCGCAACGACGTCGCGGGGATTGATCTGCCAATCGTCGCGCAAACAGTCGGCGATTTCCCCTTCCAGCAAGAAGCTATTGGCGAACATCTCGTGCTGCGGCACGTTGGTCAGCCGCAGGTCTTCGATCGGATGACAAAAGGGCCAATGCCCCAGGTCATGCAGCAGCGCCGCAACGATCAGCAATTCGGCGTCGGCCGGCGTGATGATCTCGGCGAACCGCTCGTCATGGGCCAGCTGCTGCAGATAGAGCAGCGCCGTGCGATAGACGCCGAGCGAATGCTCGAACCGCGTATGGTTGGCGGCCGGGTAGACCAGCGAAACCAGCCCCAATTGGCTGATTTGTTGTAAGCGGCGGAACTCAGGCGAGTCAATTAATTGCCGAACCCGCGACGATAGCGGGACGTCCATCTCGGGGGGAATGCGGACGACCTGGCGTTTAACGTTCAGCCCGGCGACTTCGGGGATGTGCAAAATATCGGTCATTCGCTGGGTATACCCCGTTTTCGGCCAACTGGAAAGGCGACCCGCCGAAACCGCTCAAGTTGCACAAACGGCCGTTTCCGCGAAATTTAACGTTGGTTCGGCCGCCATTGGGGGTTTCGCTTCATAAGGGGAACCTTTGCGCATGGGCCCCGTGCGTCTAGAATACGTGATTTCCCCCCCACCGGCAGCCCATATTCGGGAATCTCCTGTGTTACGAACGCATACCTGCGGCGAGCTACGTTCCGCTCAGATCGGCCTTGAAGTTACTTTGTGCGGCTGGGTCGACAGCTATCGCGACCATGGCGGCGGTCTCTTCATCGACCTGCGCGATCGCTACGGCAAGACCCAGGTCGTTTTCAGCCCCGAAAGTGGCGCCGCCGTGCAAGAGGCTTCCCGCGGTTTGCGTTGTGAAGACGTGATCCAAGTCCGCGGCACGCTGCACGCTCGCCCCGAAGGGACCGTCAACCCGAAGCTGATCACCGGTGAGATCGAGCTCCGCTGCGTTGAGCTGGTCATTCTGAACAAATGCAAGACGCCGCCGTTCTTGCCGACCCAACAAGAGCTGCCCAGCGAAGACCTCCGCCTGAAGCACCGCTATCTCGATCTGCGGCGTCCGGCGATGCAGGAAACGCTGTTGCTCCGCAGCCGCATCATCAAAATGATGCGCGACTATTTTGAAGAACACCAATTCATCGACGTCGAGACCCCGATTCTCGGCCGCAGCACGCCCGAAGGAGCCCGCGACTACCTGGTGCCCAGCCGCGTGCATCATGGTCAATTTTACGCCCTGCCGCAGTCGCCGCAGCTCTACAAGCAGATCTTGATGATGGCCGGCTACGACCGCTACGTGCAGGTCGCCCGCTGTTTCCGCGACGAAGACCTGCGAGCCGATCGCCAGCCCGAGTTCACCCAGCTCGACGTCGAGATGGCGTTCGTCGACAAAGACGACGTCATCGGCATCATCGACGGCCTGGTCCAAAAGACCGCCAAAGAGCTGAAGGGGCTCGACGTGCAGTTGCCGCTGCCGCAGATGACCTTTGACGAAGCGATGGAACGTTACGGCCACGACGCCCCCGACCTTCGCTTTGGCATGGAGCTGATCGACGCCACCGATCTGGCCGGCGAGTGCGACTTCCGCGTCTTCAAGTCGGTCGCCGACGCCGGCAATCGCGTTCGCGGCATCAACGCCAAAGGCGCGGCCGACAAGTACTCTCGCCGTCTGATCGATGAGCTGACCGAGTTCGTCTCGAACGACTTTGGCGCCAAGGGTCTCGCCTGGTTCAAGTGCGAAGCGGACGGCAAGCTCGCCTCGCCGATCGCCAAGCAGTTCAGCGAAGAGATGCTGGACAAGTTCAAAGAACGGTTCGACGCCGAGCCGGGCGACTTGATCCTGATCGTCGCCGACAAATTCAGCGTCACCTGCAAAGCGCTGTACGCGCTACGGAAGCGTCTGGGCTCCGAGCTGAAGCTGTACGATCCGAAGGCGATGCACTTCTCCTGGATCGTCGAGTTCCCGATGTTCGAGCACGACGAAGAGGAAGATCGCTGGGTCGCCATGCATCACCCCTTCACCGCTCCCCGGCCGCAAGACCTGGAACACCTCGGCAGCGATCCCGGCAAGTGCCGTGCAGTCGCCTATGACCTGGTGATCAACGGCAGCGAAGCAGGCGGCGGTACGATCCGTATCCACGACAACAAGGTGCAGCAGCAGGTCTTTGGCCTGCTCGGCATGTCGGAAGAAGACGCCGATGAGCGGTTCGGCTTCTTGCTCGACGCCCTGCAGTATGGCGCTCCGCCGCATGGCGGCATCGCGCTGGGGATCGATCGCTGGGTGATGCTATTCGGCGGGCTCGACAACATCCGCGACTGCATCGCGTTCCCGAAGACGCAGCGAGCCGCCGACCTGATGACCGACGCCCCCGGCGAAGTCGATCGCAAGCAGCTAGAAGAGCTGGCGATCAAAATCTTGCGTCAAGACGAACTGAAGAAGTAGCCGCTACTCGGCCCCCTTCGGCTGTACCTGGCGATAGGTGCGCAGTTCATAATCGAGCACCGGCGACTTGGCGATTAGCTGCCAGTCGTCGCGGCTGGCGATTTCTTCCGCCAGCGGATCGCGCGAGTCGACGATTAGCATCTGCACGCCAAACGCGTCAAACTCTTGTTTGGCGTCGTTCCACTCGGTTGCGTACGTCTTTCCTAGAAACGGACGCTGCGAATAGAAGGAGATTAAGAGGCCATCTTGCCAACGGTCGCCGATCATCGCGACCGGGCCCGAAAACTCTTTGTCGGCCAGCATGTCGGAATAGTTGCGAATCACGCGGCCCGACGCCCGTTCGCTGACGGCGTCGCGCAGCAGAAAGAACCCAGGCCGAGCGCAACAGCCAACCACCAGGTAGACGGCCAGCGCCATCGGCGCCCAATAGCGTGTCCAACTGAAGGAGGGACGCTCGACCTCGACGCGCAAAAGCCATTCAATAAACGCCCACAATTGCCCAACGCAAAGCGGCAACAGGACTGGGGCCATGTAGCGTGGTTCAAACGCCACCGGCAAAAAGCCGCCGGCGTAGATGCCGCAGGTCAAAATCATCCAGACGGCGACGAACTTGCCGCGATGATCGCCAAACACGGCGACCGTGAAGGCGGCGATCACAATCATCGCGGGAAACAGGCCAATCGGGTCGAGCTTCCAGAAGCCTCCCAAGATTTTCTTGCCATTCTCGCGAATATGCTGCGCTTGCCGCATGAAGTTTTCTTTGGACTCTATCGGCGACCAATCGACAAAGTCGAGCTTCTCCGGCGTTTCCCAAACGTTGTAGCGTCCCTCTGGGGCCTCCTGCATTTGCCAGACGACTTTCCAATCGAAGTCCTCGATGCCGACCTGGTAGTGATTGAAGGCGCCGGAGTTGGAAAACGTAAAGCGGGCATACTTTGTCGACAGCGCGCCAACCCACGGACCGCAAACGATCGCGAACAGCGCGATGCCGATTCCCCAACTCGCACAGGCTCGCCAAAACGAAACGTCCTGGCGATCGGCGATCCAGCGAACGCCGACGCAGAAGGTAAAGTGAGCCAGAAAAAATGGAAACGCGTACGACTTTGCGAGAAACGCAATCGCGCCCAAGACGCCCGCAATGGCGGCATGTCGCCAATCGGTCAGCAGTTCGTCGGAAGCCGAGAAGGGGAAATAAAGGAGCAGGAAAAAGGCGAGCGCCACGTCGGGCGTCGTCAACGCGCCGCTCCA
This region of Blastopirellula retiformator genomic DNA includes:
- a CDS encoding HD domain-containing protein, which translates into the protein MTDILHIPEVAGLNVKRQVVRIPPEMDVPLSSRVRQLIDSPEFRRLQQISQLGLVSLVYPAANHTRFEHSLGVYRTALLYLQQLAHDERFAEIITPADAELLIVAALLHDLGHWPFCHPIEDLRLTNVPQHEMFANSFLLEGEIADCLRDDWQINPRDVVALLSEKPRNKKTQVLQSILSGPIDVDKMDYLRRDSLHAGVPYGMNFDQQRLVGSLCLNQAGTGLALTNKGKTAAEMMVFARYVMFSEVYWHHAVRSATAMFQRAFYMLHDQLDLDSLFRQVELPMVASMRAAAGNGPARDLLFGLFGPVRRVYKRLLEYSFVESPEFYDLIARRPYAWLERLSAELANRLSTTMTRRIAPHEILIDAPPIKLEVQFNIEIFTPKLDQYRMLGQVSPMVETLAKRQFDDYVKKVRVFAHPAIIDDLRKIKNLEELLADAIEAID
- the aspS gene encoding aspartate--tRNA ligase; translation: MLRTHTCGELRSAQIGLEVTLCGWVDSYRDHGGGLFIDLRDRYGKTQVVFSPESGAAVQEASRGLRCEDVIQVRGTLHARPEGTVNPKLITGEIELRCVELVILNKCKTPPFLPTQQELPSEDLRLKHRYLDLRRPAMQETLLLRSRIIKMMRDYFEEHQFIDVETPILGRSTPEGARDYLVPSRVHHGQFYALPQSPQLYKQILMMAGYDRYVQVARCFRDEDLRADRQPEFTQLDVEMAFVDKDDVIGIIDGLVQKTAKELKGLDVQLPLPQMTFDEAMERYGHDAPDLRFGMELIDATDLAGECDFRVFKSVADAGNRVRGINAKGAADKYSRRLIDELTEFVSNDFGAKGLAWFKCEADGKLASPIAKQFSEEMLDKFKERFDAEPGDLILIVADKFSVTCKALYALRKRLGSELKLYDPKAMHFSWIVEFPMFEHDEEEDRWVAMHHPFTAPRPQDLEHLGSDPGKCRAVAYDLVINGSEAGGGTIRIHDNKVQQQVFGLLGMSEEDADERFGFLLDALQYGAPPHGGIALGIDRWVMLFGGLDNIRDCIAFPKTQRAADLMTDAPGEVDRKQLEELAIKILRQDELKK
- a CDS encoding ArnT family glycosyltransferase, translating into MVRWKIVFVCQALFVALFAMIAPWVMYAIGPDGTAYVQQAEFFARGDFWEAASGYWSPLLPALSSPMILLGLDSVVAFRIAQGIVGVGYVAAAVWATTKIFDIEARGQWIVGLITSITAATWSGALTTPDVALAFFLLLYFPFSASDELLTDWRHAAIAGVLGAIAFLAKSYAFPFFLAHFTFCVGVRWIADRQDVSFWRACASWGIGIALFAIVCGPWVGALSTKYARFTFSNSGAFNHYQVGIEDFDWKVVWQMQEAPEGRYNVWETPEKLDFVDWSPIESKENFMRQAQHIRENGKKILGGFWKLDPIGLFPAMIVIAAFTVAVFGDHRGKFVAVWMILTCGIYAGGFLPVAFEPRYMAPVLLPLCVGQLWAFIEWLLRVEVERPSFSWTRYWAPMALAVYLVVGCCARPGFFLLRDAVSERASGRVIRNYSDMLADKEFSGPVAMIGDRWQDGLLISFYSQRPFLGKTYATEWNDAKQEFDAFGVQMLIVDSRDPLAEEIASRDDWQLIAKSPVLDYELRTYRQVQPKGAE